One Ignavibacterium sp. DNA segment encodes these proteins:
- the ric gene encoding iron-sulfur cluster repair di-iron protein — translation MNNYLSKSIGSIVADDFRTATIFNKYKIDFCCNGHKSFGEVCEAKKINVDLLTEELNSVINSNQKPTVDFQSWPLDLLADYIEKKHHRYIEQRSPEIKAYLDKLCRVHGNNHPELFKITELFTQGAGELAQHMKKEELMLFPKIKALVKLSENNDADRNKKPGSVSTIVQTMISEHENEGVRFKQIAALTDNYTTPPDGCSTYNVTFSLLKEFEEDLYMHIHLENNILFPGTIELEKKINETV, via the coding sequence ATGAATAATTACTTATCAAAATCTATTGGCAGCATAGTCGCAGATGATTTTCGTACTGCAACTATTTTTAATAAATACAAGATTGATTTCTGCTGCAACGGGCATAAAAGTTTTGGTGAAGTGTGTGAAGCTAAAAAGATTAATGTTGATTTGCTTACTGAAGAATTAAATTCAGTAATTAATTCTAATCAGAAGCCAACGGTTGATTTTCAATCCTGGCCTTTGGATTTACTTGCAGATTATATTGAAAAGAAACACCACCGCTACATTGAACAACGGTCACCGGAAATAAAAGCATACCTTGATAAACTATGCAGAGTTCATGGAAATAATCATCCGGAGCTTTTTAAGATTACAGAATTATTTACTCAGGGTGCTGGTGAACTTGCACAGCATATGAAAAAAGAAGAGTTGATGTTATTTCCCAAGATTAAGGCGCTTGTAAAACTAAGTGAAAATAACGATGCTGATAGAAATAAGAAACCAGGCTCAGTTTCTACAATTGTTCAGACTATGATATCTGAACATGAGAACGAAGGTGTGCGTTTTAAACAGATAGCTGCGTTAACAGATAATTATACTACACCTCCGGATGGCTGCAGTACTTATAATGTAACTTTTTCTTTATTAAAAGAGTTTGAAGAAGATTTATATATGCACATTCATTTAGAAAACAATATTCTTTTCCCCGGCACTATTGAACTTGAAAAGAAGATAAATGAAACAGTGTAA
- a CDS encoding YihY/virulence factor BrkB family protein: MNKLKEKYKSSVYFKYFRKLRFLYHRRPHWQRTYKFFKHYFGGLYDRIDRHNVFLLSGGLAFSLFTCIIPLILIMFWILGNFLSSEEMELQIITLINTIIPYSEYAEFVKDIIFTRVEEVVELKNIAGIVGFSGLFFAASGFFSSMRTVLNKINGTEIDINYFLGKLRDFLVILIAILLFFASVLALPLLELFKSIAKSSDYLQIFNHPIFQQLFTILVSIFIMLLLMYLFYSFIPTAKIKHRSALVGAFWSSILWVGMKVLFGYYLANFQTWGKIYGTYALLIVIAFWIYYTAAVFIIGAEIAKLFDERLNESIAQKKIAAQNIPPIE, encoded by the coding sequence ATGAATAAGCTTAAAGAAAAATACAAAAGCTCAGTTTATTTCAAATACTTTAGAAAACTTAGATTTCTATATCATCGCCGTCCTCACTGGCAAAGAACATATAAGTTCTTTAAACATTATTTTGGTGGTTTGTATGATCGGATTGACAGGCATAATGTTTTTTTGCTTTCAGGCGGATTAGCATTTTCACTTTTTACATGTATCATTCCTTTAATACTGATAATGTTCTGGATACTTGGAAATTTTTTAAGCTCTGAAGAAATGGAATTGCAAATTATTACTTTGATAAATACTATAATACCTTACAGCGAGTATGCTGAATTTGTTAAAGATATTATATTTACAAGAGTAGAAGAAGTAGTTGAATTAAAAAATATAGCCGGTATTGTTGGTTTTAGCGGATTGTTTTTTGCAGCAAGCGGTTTTTTCAGCAGTATGCGTACTGTATTAAATAAAATTAATGGAACTGAAATAGATATCAATTATTTTCTTGGCAAACTAAGAGATTTTTTAGTTATACTTATTGCGATATTATTGTTCTTCGCTTCAGTTCTTGCTCTGCCGCTTTTAGAATTGTTTAAATCAATTGCTAAGTCTTCAGATTATCTGCAAATATTTAATCACCCGATCTTTCAGCAACTCTTTACAATTCTGGTTTCAATTTTTATAATGCTTTTGTTGATGTATTTGTTTTATAGTTTTATCCCGACTGCTAAAATCAAACATCGCTCTGCACTGGTTGGTGCATTCTGGTCTTCAATATTATGGGTCGGGATGAAGGTTCTGTTTGGATATTATCTCGCAAACTTCCAAACCTGGGGAAAGATATACGGAACTTATGCATTGCTGATTGTTATTGCTTTCTGGATTTATTATACCGCTGCAGTTTTCATAATCGGAGCTGAAATTGCTAAACTTTTTGATGAAAGATTAAATGAATCAATTGCACAAAAAAAGATTGCTGCTCAAAACATTCCACCGATTGAGTAA
- a CDS encoding carboxymuconolactone decarboxylase family protein codes for MRIDWYKTSPDGYHSMLELEKFVHKSSLEPKLLELLKIRASQINGCAHCLEMHTKDAIAIGESEQRLYVVAAWRECQFYSEKEKAALAWCESLTELSSKGAPKNLYKNLQKHFTDKEIVALTLAIVAINGWNRLAVSFHSDVGYYVSHRRKAK; via the coding sequence ATGAGAATTGATTGGTATAAAACATCGCCTGATGGTTATCATTCTATGCTTGAGCTTGAGAAGTTTGTGCATAAAAGCAGTCTTGAACCAAAATTACTTGAGCTATTAAAGATCAGGGCATCACAAATAAACGGTTGTGCACATTGTTTGGAAATGCACACAAAAGATGCGATTGCAATCGGAGAAAGCGAACAAAGATTATATGTTGTAGCTGCCTGGAGAGAATGTCAATTCTATTCCGAAAAAGAAAAAGCTGCTTTAGCCTGGTGCGAATCTCTGACTGAGCTTTCTTCAAAAGGTGCTCCGAAAAATCTTTATAAAAATTTACAAAAGCATTTTACAGATAAAGAGATTGTAGCCCTGACTCTTGCAATTGTTGCAATTAATGGTTGGAACAGGCTTGCAGTCTCCTTCCATTCTGATGTCGGGTATTATGTTTCGCACCGCAGAAAAGCCAAGTGA
- a CDS encoding cbb3-type cytochrome c oxidase subunit I, translated as MFTTVRYFVKTSLVFLVVGILAGLHMSFAKYVSGSGYTQELVSAHTHIILVGSVMMMIMGVALWFFPRAEKNDKKYNPDLIWITYWMITIATAFRFIMQMISSYYYIPWVNTSVAIFSSFQVLAMILFFYSMWGRIRAVGSQHREAKGERF; from the coding sequence GTGTTTACAACTGTCAGATATTTTGTTAAAACAAGTTTAGTTTTTCTTGTAGTTGGCATATTAGCAGGTCTGCATATGTCATTTGCAAAATATGTTTCGGGAAGCGGCTATACACAGGAATTGGTTTCAGCACATACCCATATTATTCTTGTCGGATCTGTTATGATGATGATCATGGGTGTTGCACTATGGTTTTTTCCGCGAGCTGAAAAAAATGATAAAAAGTATAATCCTGATTTAATCTGGATTACTTATTGGATGATTACAATTGCAACAGCATTTAGATTTATAATGCAGATGATTTCTTCATACTATTATATTCCCTGGGTTAATACTTCAGTTGCTATATTTTCATCTTTTCAGGTTTTGGCAATGATCTTGTTCTTCTATTCCATGTGGGGAAGAATAAGAGCAGTTGGAAGCCAGCATCGCGAAGCGAAAGGAGAAAGGTTTTAA
- a CDS encoding FAD-binding oxidoreductase, translating into MEDHKLKILKITRLTHDVRSYRLEKPAGFRFVPGQAADVAINKPGFVDQKRSFTFTALNDWDYLEFTIKSYTDHDGVTKEIGKLVEGDELIVSDPWGAISYKGEGIFLAGGAGVTPFIAILRDLYSKKMIGSNKLIFANKTESDIIHKDEFEKILGKNFINILSDDKSGKYASGFVTEQFLKSNIDDFNKMFYLCGPPPMMNAVGKIFDNLKVDKSRIVIEAL; encoded by the coding sequence ATGGAAGATCATAAATTAAAAATTCTGAAAATTACAAGATTAACACACGACGTAAGATCATATAGATTAGAGAAACCTGCAGGATTTAGATTTGTTCCGGGACAAGCTGCTGATGTTGCAATTAACAAACCTGGGTTTGTTGATCAAAAAAGATCATTCACATTTACAGCATTAAATGATTGGGATTATCTTGAGTTTACTATCAAGAGTTATACTGATCATGATGGAGTTACTAAAGAAATAGGAAAATTAGTTGAAGGTGACGAACTGATTGTCAGTGATCCTTGGGGTGCTATCAGCTATAAAGGTGAAGGAATATTTCTTGCCGGCGGTGCAGGAGTTACTCCGTTTATTGCGATATTAAGAGATCTTTATAGCAAAAAAATGATTGGCAGCAATAAACTTATCTTTGCTAATAAAACAGAATCAGATATAATCCATAAAGATGAATTTGAAAAGATTCTTGGAAAGAATTTTATCAATATTCTTTCAGATGATAAGAGCGGAAAGTATGCCTCAGGGTTTGTAACTGAACAGTTTCTTAAATCAAATATAGATGACTTTAATAAAATGTTCTATCTCTGCGGACCTCCGCCGATGATGAATGCTGTTGGAAAAATATTTGATAATCTAAAGGTTGATAAAAGCAGAATTGTAATAGAAGCTTTATAG
- a CDS encoding cupin domain-containing protein, producing MDTIQEKVLPKLILLDKKEQHKVLRVTGEAGMGMPDHISTKEAVVIVQEGEAIFEINNENYNLKKDDVFIIPAGAKHKLTILSSFKAVVIMDIESQIEFIN from the coding sequence ATGGATACAATACAGGAAAAAGTATTACCTAAATTAATTTTACTGGACAAAAAGGAACAGCATAAAGTATTACGTGTTACAGGTGAAGCCGGAATGGGTATGCCTGATCATATCAGTACAAAGGAAGCAGTTGTGATTGTTCAGGAGGGCGAAGCAATTTTTGAAATTAATAATGAAAATTACAACCTTAAAAAAGATGATGTGTTTATAATTCCTGCTGGTGCAAAACATAAACTGACTATACTAAGCAGTTTTAAAGCAGTCGTTATTATGGATATTGAATCACAAATTGAATTTATAAATTAA
- a CDS encoding Crp/Fnr family transcriptional regulator, whose amino-acid sequence MIAKDLKPKETLRDIPLFSELSIEQLRKISVFSKVKRFSKNEIIFNEDDTYIGFYILLKGNVKVFKVSSKGKESVVHIIKPLNTFADIPLFEGGNYPVSAVSLDETVALLIPKESFLELLKTEPEISLKMLAGFAKRLKSLINQLDDVASREVPGRLAKYLIGEIKSAGTYNLPEPFVKLTIPKSTIAAYLGTITETLSRAFKKLQNEEIIRVSGKTIFVVNLTRLEDLSR is encoded by the coding sequence ATGATTGCTAAAGATCTAAAACCTAAAGAAACATTACGTGATATTCCGCTTTTTTCAGAATTAAGCATTGAGCAACTGAGAAAAATTTCTGTGTTCAGCAAAGTGAAAAGGTTTTCAAAGAATGAAATTATTTTTAACGAAGATGATACTTATATTGGTTTCTATATTTTGTTAAAGGGAAATGTCAAAGTATTTAAAGTGTCATCAAAAGGTAAAGAATCAGTTGTGCATATAATAAAACCGTTAAATACTTTTGCCGATATCCCGCTTTTTGAAGGTGGCAATTACCCCGTTAGTGCTGTATCACTTGATGAAACTGTTGCATTGTTAATTCCAAAAGAAAGTTTTTTGGAGCTGCTTAAAACTGAACCAGAAATATCTTTAAAAATGCTTGCAGGCTTTGCTAAAAGATTAAAATCATTAATAAACCAGCTTGATGATGTTGCGTCACGAGAAGTGCCGGGCAGGCTTGCAAAATATTTAATTGGTGAAATAAAATCTGCAGGTACATATAATTTACCCGAACCATTTGTTAAGCTGACAATTCCAAAATCAACTATCGCTGCCTACCTTGGTACTATTACAGAAACTCTTTCGCGTGCGTTTAAAAAATTACAAAATGAAGAGATAATAAGAGTAAGTGGAAAAACAATTTTTGTAGTAAACTTAACTCGGTTAGAGGATTTATCCAGGTAA
- a CDS encoding 4Fe-4S dicluster domain-containing protein: MSMIINDDCINCAACASECPESAIFIANGSGHFYNNKFQPLSTEHYFILPELCNECAELEEIKCISVCPMDAIKVNNNFI; encoded by the coding sequence ATGTCAATGATAATTAATGATGATTGTATAAACTGTGCTGCTTGTGCATCCGAATGCCCTGAATCAGCAATATTTATAGCAAACGGTTCCGGACATTTCTATAATAATAAGTTTCAACCATTATCAACCGAGCATTATTTTATCTTACCTGAACTATGCAATGAATGTGCAGAATTAGAAGAAATAAAATGTATCTCTGTTTGTCCAATGGATGCTATAAAGGTAAATAATAATTTTATTTGA
- a CDS encoding DUF2249 domain-containing protein encodes METKQLDIRPVPPREKHPTIFKTFDELKNGEMFQLVNDHDPMPLYYQFNAERPNQFGWEYVERGPQVWRVNISKV; translated from the coding sequence ATGGAAACAAAACAACTTGATATTCGTCCAGTTCCACCCAGAGAAAAACATCCAACTATTTTCAAAACTTTTGATGAATTGAAAAATGGTGAGATGTTTCAATTAGTTAATGATCACGATCCAATGCCATTATATTATCAGTTCAATGCTGAAAGACCAAATCAGTTTGGCTGGGAATATGTTGAGCGGGGACCTCAGGTGTGGAGAGTTAATATTTCCAAAGTCTAA
- the purL gene encoding phosphoribosylformylglycinamidine synthase subunit PurL — MKEPLVTFELAKEHGLIKEEWEKILKILGRVPTFTELGIFSVMWSEHCSYKNSIAQLKTLPRSGGRLLVEAGEENAGLIDIGDDLAVAFKIESHNHPSAVEPYQGAATGVGGIMRDIFTMGARPVASLNSLRFGSLKDARTRFLFDGVVRGIGDYGNSFGVPTVAGEVYFDESYQGNPLVNAMAVGIVNKKHVASAIAKGVGNPVMIVGSSTGRDGIHGATFASEEISEKSEAKRPSVQVGDPFTEKLLLEATLEIIKNDWLIGIQDMGAAGISCSTSEMSAKGNSGMKINLDKVPLREDGMTAYEIMLSESQERMLCCVKRGYEHHVKEVFEKWDLHCEIIGEVTNDGLLHIDYEGNPKASVPAYELVLGGGAPVYIREQKEPEYLKETRKFDQNTLPELEGIKENFIKVFSSPNIVSKQWVYQQYDSMVRTNTIVGPGCDAAVIFIKGTNKALAMKTDCNSRYVYLNPKEGTKIAVAECARNIVCTGGIPLGVTNCLNFGNPYKPEVYWQFAQAISGMGEACRKFETPVTGGNVSFYNESPEAAVYPTPTIGMVGLVEDLKHITTSYFKDEGDVIYLLGEDKEEIGGSEYLKVVYNKVTGDSPSINLDEEKKLQDSLLNLIRLGLIKSAHDISEGGIVSALAECCIINQEEQIGCEVEIPIKSRIDFSLFSESQSRIIISVSKENASELERELKLTELKFTKLGFVGGSLLKVKNLFDITIKEVSDIYYNTIPAIMSGDE, encoded by the coding sequence ATGAAAGAACCATTGGTAACATTTGAACTTGCGAAAGAGCACGGTTTAATTAAAGAAGAATGGGAAAAGATTTTAAAAATTCTTGGCAGGGTGCCAACATTTACAGAGCTTGGGATATTTTCTGTGATGTGGAGCGAGCATTGCAGTTATAAGAATTCCATAGCTCAATTAAAAACTTTACCCCGAAGCGGTGGAAGATTACTCGTTGAAGCCGGCGAAGAAAATGCCGGACTTATTGATATCGGTGATGATCTTGCAGTTGCTTTTAAAATTGAAAGTCATAATCATCCTTCAGCAGTTGAACCATATCAAGGTGCTGCAACCGGTGTTGGCGGAATAATGCGTGATATATTTACTATGGGCGCACGTCCTGTTGCCTCTTTAAACTCACTTCGATTCGGATCATTAAAAGATGCCCGCACAAGATTTTTATTTGATGGAGTTGTACGCGGAATTGGAGATTATGGAAACAGCTTCGGAGTTCCAACTGTTGCCGGAGAAGTTTATTTTGATGAATCATATCAAGGTAATCCGCTTGTTAATGCAATGGCTGTCGGGATTGTAAATAAAAAACACGTTGCCTCTGCTATAGCAAAAGGAGTTGGAAATCCTGTGATGATTGTAGGGTCTTCAACCGGCAGAGATGGAATACACGGCGCTACTTTTGCATCAGAGGAAATTTCTGAAAAATCTGAAGCTAAACGCCCTTCTGTTCAGGTAGGAGATCCGTTTACTGAAAAACTTTTGCTCGAAGCTACTTTGGAAATAATAAAAAATGATTGGCTGATCGGAATACAGGATATGGGTGCTGCGGGAATTTCATGCTCTACAAGTGAAATGAGTGCAAAGGGAAATTCTGGTATGAAAATTAATCTTGATAAAGTGCCTTTGCGCGAAGATGGAATGACTGCCTATGAAATAATGCTAAGTGAAAGTCAGGAAAGAATGTTATGTTGTGTTAAAAGAGGTTATGAACATCATGTGAAAGAAGTTTTTGAGAAATGGGATTTGCATTGCGAGATAATCGGTGAAGTTACAAATGATGGTTTACTTCACATTGATTATGAAGGTAATCCTAAAGCATCAGTACCTGCGTATGAGTTAGTGCTGGGCGGCGGAGCACCGGTTTACATCCGAGAACAAAAGGAGCCCGAGTATTTAAAAGAAACCAGAAAATTTGATCAGAATACTTTGCCTGAACTGGAAGGCATTAAGGAGAACTTTATAAAAGTTTTTTCTTCTCCAAATATTGTTTCTAAGCAATGGGTTTATCAGCAATATGATTCAATGGTTAGAACTAATACAATAGTTGGACCTGGTTGTGATGCTGCTGTTATTTTTATTAAAGGAACCAACAAAGCACTTGCCATGAAGACTGACTGCAATTCACGGTATGTTTATTTAAATCCTAAAGAGGGAACTAAAATAGCTGTTGCTGAGTGTGCCAGAAACATAGTTTGTACAGGAGGCATTCCATTGGGAGTTACAAATTGTTTGAACTTTGGTAATCCATACAAACCCGAAGTTTACTGGCAGTTTGCTCAGGCAATATCAGGAATGGGAGAAGCTTGCAGAAAATTTGAAACTCCTGTTACAGGCGGCAATGTCAGTTTTTATAATGAATCGCCTGAAGCTGCAGTTTATCCTACTCCTACAATAGGTATGGTCGGTTTAGTAGAAGATCTTAAACATATAACTACATCATATTTTAAAGATGAGGGTGATGTAATTTACTTGCTTGGTGAAGATAAAGAGGAGATTGGAGGAAGCGAATACTTAAAAGTTGTTTACAATAAAGTTACCGGCGATTCACCATCAATTAATCTTGATGAAGAAAAGAAATTGCAGGATTCTCTATTAAACCTTATCAGATTGGGATTGATAAAATCCGCACACGATATATCTGAAGGCGGAATTGTTTCTGCATTAGCTGAATGCTGTATCATCAATCAGGAAGAACAAATTGGCTGCGAAGTTGAAATTCCGATTAAATCAAGAATAGACTTTTCGCTGTTTTCAGAATCGCAATCAAGAATAATTATTTCGGTCTCAAAAGAAAATGCTTCCGAACTTGAAAGAGAGCTTAAACTGACAGAGTTAAAATTTACGAAACTTGGTTTTGTTGGCGGCTCTTTATTAAAAGTAAAGAATCTTTTTGATATTACCATTAAAGAAGTTTCGGATATTTATTACAATACAATCCCCGCTATTATGTCTGGTGATGAATAA
- a CDS encoding DUF488 family protein: MIQIKRAYDKPSKADGFRILIDRLWPRGITKAEAKLDLWLKDIAPSTELRKWFHQNPDEWDSFRKKFLAEIKNKKELLVQIKNLEKEKGTITLVYSYKDTVRNNAVILQKLILSDKYN, encoded by the coding sequence ATGATACAAATTAAAAGAGCTTACGATAAACCATCTAAAGCTGATGGATTCAGAATCTTAATTGACAGATTATGGCCAAGAGGTATAACCAAAGCTGAAGCAAAATTAGATCTTTGGCTTAAAGATATTGCACCAAGTACCGAACTGCGAAAATGGTTTCACCAGAATCCTGATGAATGGGATTCTTTCAGAAAGAAATTCCTTGCTGAAATAAAGAATAAAAAGGAATTACTTGTGCAAATCAAAAATCTTGAAAAGGAAAAAGGTACTATAACTCTGGTTTATTCCTATAAAGATACTGTTAGAAACAATGCTGTTATATTGCAAAAGCTGATATTGTCTGATAAGTACAACTGA
- a CDS encoding NAD(P)/FAD-dependent oxidoreductase, translating into MSDLLEENIEKILDDFMLIEYKDYDDIFAREHYKEMFTKIFPFQNHSESESLLPALNDRSAMQLKKNIVIIGAGYGGLTAALRLEKFFRKSDNYKIHLIDKNPYHTLKTQLHEAAVRNTDVTIPLDRILKNKNIRFHLGEVNFIDVKNRIIHISDNTEEEKLIFEFLVIAIGSKINFYNIPGMKENSFALQTLHDADLIYEHISKICASTASKEDELKRKENLRFVIGGGGLSGVEFAGELADHTSKCVTNFGINKSEVEIIIIEAAERLVPFMDKEFSERVEKKLLEKGISILKGAKIIKRTSNQIMLSDGTVIQSGNFIWTGGIRVSDLLRNSGLQTGLAGKVMVNEFLQSKDDKQIYAIGDSANAINPVTNKPVPAAAQFALQQGRLVAKNILSEVTNKHKEQYLPKVMGEVVSLGRHLAVGWLALPLIKKVTFVGFLANLLKAAIKEKHVFLLRKESRNWIRY; encoded by the coding sequence ATGTCAGATTTGTTAGAAGAAAATATTGAAAAGATTTTAGACGATTTTATGTTAATCGAATACAAAGATTATGACGATATCTTTGCAAGAGAACACTACAAGGAAATGTTTACAAAGATTTTTCCTTTTCAAAATCATTCAGAAAGTGAATCTTTATTACCAGCATTAAATGATCGGTCTGCTATGCAGCTAAAAAAGAATATTGTAATAATCGGTGCAGGATATGGCGGGCTTACAGCAGCACTAAGGCTGGAAAAATTTTTCAGAAAATCTGACAATTATAAAATTCATCTGATTGATAAAAATCCATATCATACATTAAAAACACAATTGCACGAAGCAGCAGTGCGTAACACTGATGTTACTATTCCGTTAGATAGAATATTAAAAAATAAGAATATAAGATTTCATCTGGGTGAAGTAAATTTTATAGATGTTAAGAATAGAATTATTCATATCTCAGATAATACTGAAGAAGAAAAACTGATATTTGAATTTTTGGTAATTGCAATCGGAAGCAAGATTAATTTTTACAACATCCCGGGTATGAAAGAAAATTCATTTGCTCTGCAGACTTTACATGATGCAGATTTAATTTATGAGCACATTTCAAAAATTTGTGCTTCAACTGCATCTAAGGAGGATGAATTAAAAAGAAAAGAAAATTTAAGATTTGTTATCGGCGGCGGCGGTCTTTCAGGAGTTGAATTTGCAGGTGAATTGGCAGACCACACTTCTAAATGTGTAACCAACTTCGGGATTAACAAAAGTGAAGTTGAAATAATAATTATTGAAGCAGCAGAGCGGTTGGTGCCGTTTATGGATAAAGAATTTTCTGAACGAGTAGAGAAAAAACTACTCGAAAAAGGTATAAGTATTTTAAAGGGCGCTAAAATAATAAAGCGAACAAGTAATCAGATAATGCTTTCTGATGGAACTGTTATTCAATCTGGCAACTTTATTTGGACAGGTGGAATAAGAGTATCTGATTTGTTAAGAAACAGCGGGCTGCAAACCGGGCTTGCAGGCAAAGTAATGGTTAATGAATTTTTACAGTCCAAAGATGATAAGCAGATATATGCAATAGGTGACAGCGCCAATGCAATAAATCCGGTTACAAATAAACCTGTTCCAGCAGCGGCACAATTTGCTTTGCAGCAAGGTCGTTTGGTTGCTAAAAATATATTATCAGAAGTAACCAATAAACATAAGGAGCAATATCTTCCTAAGGTAATGGGTGAAGTTGTTAGTTTGGGCAGACATCTGGCTGTTGGCTGGCTGGCTTTACCGCTTATTAAGAAAGTAACATTTGTAGGTTTTCTGGCAAACCTTCTAAAAGCTGCGATCAAGGAAAAACATGTTTTTCTTTTGAGGAAAGAGAGTCGTAATTGGATAAGATACTAA
- a CDS encoding metal-sulfur cluster assembly factor, translated as MANKEEILKVLKSVIDPEVGINIVDLGLVYEIESTEDANKITMTLTTPGCPMHSSITNWVENAVRQIEPEKNVFVNLVWQPPWTPDKMSPEAKQELFERN; from the coding sequence ATGGCTAACAAAGAAGAAATACTTAAAGTGCTAAAAAGTGTCATTGATCCGGAGGTTGGAATAAACATTGTTGATCTTGGATTGGTTTATGAAATTGAATCAACTGAAGATGCAAATAAGATAACTATGACACTGACAACACCCGGATGCCCGATGCACAGCAGTATAACAAATTGGGTGGAAAATGCGGTAAGACAAATTGAACCGGAGAAAAATGTCTTTGTAAATTTAGTTTGGCAGCCGCCATGGACTCCCGATAAAATGAGTCCTGAAGCAAAACAAGAATTATTTGAAAGGAATTAA
- a CDS encoding DUF2249 domain-containing protein yields the protein MITKDTKISKMLAEYPQTLDVLINYSPHFSKLNNKILRKTLASRVNVEQAAGIAGVNLILLLNELNKSVNSDNAVTINEGITENKMTDAVKPEVLKNINSDKIKKLDVRPIIDSGKDPFLEIMTKIKSLNDDEILHLINSFEPIPLYSVLEKKGFNHWTEKSENVFNVFFFKTAVSDELQTEEPKSQQTETIEYENMIELDVRQLVPPEPMMKILENISKVDDKTVMIVHHHREPMMLYPKLEERGYTAVTNKIEDNYYKVVITKKR from the coding sequence ATGATTACCAAAGATACTAAAATATCAAAAATGCTTGCTGAGTATCCACAAACCCTTGATGTGTTGATTAATTACAGTCCTCATTTTTCAAAACTTAATAATAAAATTTTGAGAAAAACTTTAGCAAGCAGGGTAAATGTTGAGCAGGCAGCAGGAATAGCGGGAGTAAATCTCATCCTGCTGCTAAATGAATTGAATAAATCAGTTAACTCTGATAATGCAGTAACTATTAATGAAGGAATAACAGAAAACAAAATGACTGATGCTGTAAAACCTGAAGTACTAAAAAATATAAACTCTGATAAAATTAAAAAGTTAGATGTAAGACCTATAATAGATTCAGGTAAAGATCCGTTTCTTGAAATAATGACTAAGATAAAATCTCTTAATGATGATGAGATATTACATTTGATAAACTCTTTCGAACCGATCCCGCTTTACAGTGTTCTGGAAAAGAAGGGTTTTAATCACTGGACTGAAAAAAGTGAAAATGTGTTTAATGTATTTTTCTTTAAAACTGCAGTTTCAGATGAGCTGCAAACAGAAGAGCCTAAATCTCAGCAAACTGAAACTATAGAATATGAAAATATGATTGAGCTTGATGTGCGTCAGTTAGTTCCGCCGGAACCAATGATGAAAATTCTTGAGAACATTTCAAAGGTTGATGATAAAACAGTTATGATAGTTCATCATCATCGTGAGCCAATGATGCTTTATCCAAAATTAGAAGAAAGAGGCTATACAGCAGTTACAAATAAGATAGAGGATAACTATTACAAAGTAGTTATTACAAAAAAGAGGTAA
- a CDS encoding carboxymuconolactone decarboxylase family protein, with product MRLDWAKTSPEALKAMMAVQGFTDKSSLDHKLIELIKIRASQINGCAYCLDMHTKDAIAIGETEQRLHVLAAWREAPFYSEQERAALAWCESLTEISSKGAPEKQFSDLKKHFSNEQIVELTLAIVVINGWNRLAVGFESEAGHYVSNRKSGK from the coding sequence ATGAGATTAGACTGGGCTAAAACTTCACCTGAAGCATTAAAAGCTATGATGGCTGTACAAGGATTTACAGATAAAAGCTCTCTTGATCATAAACTGATTGAACTTATAAAAATTAGGGCATCTCAAATTAACGGATGCGCTTATTGTTTAGACATGCATACAAAGGATGCAATCGCAATCGGTGAGACTGAACAAAGACTGCATGTGTTGGCTGCTTGGAGGGAAGCTCCCTTTTATTCTGAACAAGAAAGAGCTGCACTTGCATGGTGCGAATCACTTACAGAAATTTCTTCAAAAGGTGCACCTGAAAAACAATTTAGTGATTTAAAAAAACATTTTTCAAATGAACAGATAGTCGAATTAACTCTTGCTATTGTTGTAATTAATGGCTGGAATCGTTTGGCAGTTGGATTTGAATCTGAAGCCGGACACTATGTGTCAAACCGGAAGTCCGGTAAATAA